From the Prunus dulcis chromosome 4, ALMONDv2, whole genome shotgun sequence genome, one window contains:
- the LOC117623771 gene encoding uncharacterized protein LOC117623771 isoform X3: MFTISRGFAVISATKNLHLPFIKDIFASGRTRFLEWVVSENQTKKEIANMWQKLDATQKAKYESKTPSTNASNKCCLKIGTRCSLKDIKDTINVLSDEKKAAIEEMGFVSLLEMKCGKLSHSMCRFLVDKLNPVESSIVLHGKTFKISVDDFVRIMGVKDGGEEVDFTGSMDDQHIVKVRNFFLGGKKLLKNNELKQIMVGTEEASDFFKVGFVMYALCTLQCPTTSVYVNLKYLLPLRDSKAIARKNWASYSLRFLLDSVRSFKENNQVYIGGCLLFLQLFYLDAIAHGSVLVDRSVLPLTVWGKVETEKMKKWLQKRGGFESDKVVVMKTEYGGLGDDAKTMTHFAEELSSIKKDVATLVATIARMDESLSKIMSELSSKNEEKERTLRTPCPHELEVKLNKEDDNMFNMGSDGGQKDLGNAKPPKSRPNKEDGTPNEQDDNVKGFATVDKTLTPSVEVIHERKHAKQPQNEV, from the exons ATGTTTACCATTTCAAGGGGATTTGCTGTTATATCTGCAACTAAGAACCTCCATCTACCGTTCATAAAAGATATATTTGCATCAGGGCGCACAAGATTTTTGGAATGGGTGGTTTCGGAAAATCAG ACGAAGAAGGAAATTGCTAATATGTGGCAAAAGTTGGATGCTACTCAAAAAGCAAAGTATGAATCTAAAACACCTTCAACGAACGCCTCGAACAAGTGTTGTTTGAAGATAGGCACACGATGCAGTCTGAAGGATATAAAGGACACTATAAATGTTTTAAGCGATGAGAAAAAAGCAGCCATTGAAGAAATGGGATTTGTTTCGTTGTTGGAAATGAAGTGCGGAAAACTGTCTCATTCAATGTGTCGTTTTTTGGTTGATAAATTGAATCCTGTTGAATCATCAATTGTGCTACATGGGAAAACATTTAAGATATCTGTGGATGACTTTGTGCGCATAATGGGTGTTAAGGATGGAGGAGAGGAAGTTGACTTCACCGGATCCATGGATGACCAACACATTGTAAAGGtgcgaaatttttttttgggcggGAAGaagcttttaaaaaataatgagtTGAAGCAGATAATGGTGGGGACAGAAGAAGCAAGTGACTTTTTCAAAGTTGGTTTTGTCATGTATGCTTTATGCACATTGCAATGTCCAACCACTTCCGTGTATGTGAATCTAAAATATCTGCTTCCGTTAAGAGATAGCAAGGCAATAGCAAGGAAAAATTGGGCAAGTTATTCTTTGAGATTTTTATTAGACAGTGTCAGGTCATTTAAGGAGAACAATCAAGTTTACATCGGTGGTTGCTTGTTATTCCTTCAATTGTTTTACCTTGATGCTATAGCTCATGGTAGCGTACTTGTGGATAGGTCTGTGCTACCACTCACTGTGTGGGGGAAAGTAGAGACcgaaaaaatgaagaagtgGCTACAAAAAAGAGGGGGGTTTGAAAGTGATAAGGTAGTTGTTATGAAAACTGAATATGGAGGCCTCGGAGATGATGCCAAAACAATGACTCACTTTGCTGAAGAGTTAAGTTCAATAAAAAAGGATGTGGCAACTTTGGTGGCCACTATTGCTCGTATGGACGAATCGCTCTCCAAGATTATGTCTGAGTTATCATcaaaaaatgaagagaaagaaagaacattGCGCACTCCATGCCCTCATGAACTGGAAGTTAAACTGAATAAGGAAGATGATAACATGTTTAATATGGGGAGTGATGGGGGACAAAAAGACCTTGGAAATGCTAAACCTCCAAAAAGTAGGCCAAACAAAGAAGACGGAACTCCCAACGAGCAAGATGACAATGTGAAAGGATTTGCAACTGTTGATAAAACTTTGACTCCCTCTGTTGAAGTCATCCATGAGAGAAAACATGCAAAACAACCTCAGAATGAGGTATGA
- the LOC117623771 gene encoding uncharacterized protein LOC117623771 isoform X1 yields MLCGEDSSIDWLIISWNYKMVKKNNDVHSKGKNPKTTKDESKMVIHRKTGYFNFLKIKGDEMKKQKIVEKVDTKTKKEIANMWQKLDATQKAKYESKTPSTNASNKCCLKIGTRCSLKDIKDTINVLSDEKKAAIEEMGFVSLLEMKCGKLSHSMCRFLVDKLNPVESSIVLHGKTFKISVDDFVRIMGVKDGGEEVDFTGSMDDQHIVKVRNFFLGGKKLLKNNELKQIMVGTEEASDFFKVGFVMYALCTLQCPTTSVYVNLKYLLPLRDSKAIARKNWASYSLRFLLDSVRSFKENNQVYIGGCLLFLQLFYLDAIAHGSVLVDRSVLPLTVWGKVETEKMKKWLQKRGGFESDKVVVMKTEYGGLGDDAKTMTHFAEELSSIKKDVATLVATIARMDESLSKIMSELSSKNEEKERTLRTPCPHELEVKLNKEDDNMFNMGSDGGQKDLGNAKPPKSRPNKEDGTPNEQDDNVKGFATVDKTLTPSVEVIHERKHAKQPQNEV; encoded by the exons ATGTTATGTGGTGAAGATTCCTCCATTGATTG GCTCATCATTAGTTGGAATTATAAAATGGTGAAAAAGAACAACGATGTGCATAGTAAGGgcaaaaatccaaaaacaacaaaagacgAGTCCAAGATGGTGATTCATCGGAAGACGGGTTATTTTAACTTTCT gaaaataaaggGCGAtgaaatgaagaaacaaaaaatagtgGAGAAAGTGGATACGAAG ACGAAGAAGGAAATTGCTAATATGTGGCAAAAGTTGGATGCTACTCAAAAAGCAAAGTATGAATCTAAAACACCTTCAACGAACGCCTCGAACAAGTGTTGTTTGAAGATAGGCACACGATGCAGTCTGAAGGATATAAAGGACACTATAAATGTTTTAAGCGATGAGAAAAAAGCAGCCATTGAAGAAATGGGATTTGTTTCGTTGTTGGAAATGAAGTGCGGAAAACTGTCTCATTCAATGTGTCGTTTTTTGGTTGATAAATTGAATCCTGTTGAATCATCAATTGTGCTACATGGGAAAACATTTAAGATATCTGTGGATGACTTTGTGCGCATAATGGGTGTTAAGGATGGAGGAGAGGAAGTTGACTTCACCGGATCCATGGATGACCAACACATTGTAAAGGtgcgaaatttttttttgggcggGAAGaagcttttaaaaaataatgagtTGAAGCAGATAATGGTGGGGACAGAAGAAGCAAGTGACTTTTTCAAAGTTGGTTTTGTCATGTATGCTTTATGCACATTGCAATGTCCAACCACTTCCGTGTATGTGAATCTAAAATATCTGCTTCCGTTAAGAGATAGCAAGGCAATAGCAAGGAAAAATTGGGCAAGTTATTCTTTGAGATTTTTATTAGACAGTGTCAGGTCATTTAAGGAGAACAATCAAGTTTACATCGGTGGTTGCTTGTTATTCCTTCAATTGTTTTACCTTGATGCTATAGCTCATGGTAGCGTACTTGTGGATAGGTCTGTGCTACCACTCACTGTGTGGGGGAAAGTAGAGACcgaaaaaatgaagaagtgGCTACAAAAAAGAGGGGGGTTTGAAAGTGATAAGGTAGTTGTTATGAAAACTGAATATGGAGGCCTCGGAGATGATGCCAAAACAATGACTCACTTTGCTGAAGAGTTAAGTTCAATAAAAAAGGATGTGGCAACTTTGGTGGCCACTATTGCTCGTATGGACGAATCGCTCTCCAAGATTATGTCTGAGTTATCATcaaaaaatgaagagaaagaaagaacattGCGCACTCCATGCCCTCATGAACTGGAAGTTAAACTGAATAAGGAAGATGATAACATGTTTAATATGGGGAGTGATGGGGGACAAAAAGACCTTGGAAATGCTAAACCTCCAAAAAGTAGGCCAAACAAAGAAGACGGAACTCCCAACGAGCAAGATGACAATGTGAAAGGATTTGCAACTGTTGATAAAACTTTGACTCCCTCTGTTGAAGTCATCCATGAGAGAAAACATGCAAAACAACCTCAGAATGAGGTATGA
- the LOC117623771 gene encoding uncharacterized protein LOC117623771 isoform X2: MVKKNNDVHSKGKNPKTTKDESKMVIHRKTGYFNFLKIKGDEMKKQKIVEKVDTKTKKEIANMWQKLDATQKAKYESKTPSTNASNKCCLKIGTRCSLKDIKDTINVLSDEKKAAIEEMGFVSLLEMKCGKLSHSMCRFLVDKLNPVESSIVLHGKTFKISVDDFVRIMGVKDGGEEVDFTGSMDDQHIVKVRNFFLGGKKLLKNNELKQIMVGTEEASDFFKVGFVMYALCTLQCPTTSVYVNLKYLLPLRDSKAIARKNWASYSLRFLLDSVRSFKENNQVYIGGCLLFLQLFYLDAIAHGSVLVDRSVLPLTVWGKVETEKMKKWLQKRGGFESDKVVVMKTEYGGLGDDAKTMTHFAEELSSIKKDVATLVATIARMDESLSKIMSELSSKNEEKERTLRTPCPHELEVKLNKEDDNMFNMGSDGGQKDLGNAKPPKSRPNKEDGTPNEQDDNVKGFATVDKTLTPSVEVIHERKHAKQPQNEV, translated from the exons ATGGTGAAAAAGAACAACGATGTGCATAGTAAGGgcaaaaatccaaaaacaacaaaagacgAGTCCAAGATGGTGATTCATCGGAAGACGGGTTATTTTAACTTTCT gaaaataaaggGCGAtgaaatgaagaaacaaaaaatagtgGAGAAAGTGGATACGAAG ACGAAGAAGGAAATTGCTAATATGTGGCAAAAGTTGGATGCTACTCAAAAAGCAAAGTATGAATCTAAAACACCTTCAACGAACGCCTCGAACAAGTGTTGTTTGAAGATAGGCACACGATGCAGTCTGAAGGATATAAAGGACACTATAAATGTTTTAAGCGATGAGAAAAAAGCAGCCATTGAAGAAATGGGATTTGTTTCGTTGTTGGAAATGAAGTGCGGAAAACTGTCTCATTCAATGTGTCGTTTTTTGGTTGATAAATTGAATCCTGTTGAATCATCAATTGTGCTACATGGGAAAACATTTAAGATATCTGTGGATGACTTTGTGCGCATAATGGGTGTTAAGGATGGAGGAGAGGAAGTTGACTTCACCGGATCCATGGATGACCAACACATTGTAAAGGtgcgaaatttttttttgggcggGAAGaagcttttaaaaaataatgagtTGAAGCAGATAATGGTGGGGACAGAAGAAGCAAGTGACTTTTTCAAAGTTGGTTTTGTCATGTATGCTTTATGCACATTGCAATGTCCAACCACTTCCGTGTATGTGAATCTAAAATATCTGCTTCCGTTAAGAGATAGCAAGGCAATAGCAAGGAAAAATTGGGCAAGTTATTCTTTGAGATTTTTATTAGACAGTGTCAGGTCATTTAAGGAGAACAATCAAGTTTACATCGGTGGTTGCTTGTTATTCCTTCAATTGTTTTACCTTGATGCTATAGCTCATGGTAGCGTACTTGTGGATAGGTCTGTGCTACCACTCACTGTGTGGGGGAAAGTAGAGACcgaaaaaatgaagaagtgGCTACAAAAAAGAGGGGGGTTTGAAAGTGATAAGGTAGTTGTTATGAAAACTGAATATGGAGGCCTCGGAGATGATGCCAAAACAATGACTCACTTTGCTGAAGAGTTAAGTTCAATAAAAAAGGATGTGGCAACTTTGGTGGCCACTATTGCTCGTATGGACGAATCGCTCTCCAAGATTATGTCTGAGTTATCATcaaaaaatgaagagaaagaaagaacattGCGCACTCCATGCCCTCATGAACTGGAAGTTAAACTGAATAAGGAAGATGATAACATGTTTAATATGGGGAGTGATGGGGGACAAAAAGACCTTGGAAATGCTAAACCTCCAAAAAGTAGGCCAAACAAAGAAGACGGAACTCCCAACGAGCAAGATGACAATGTGAAAGGATTTGCAACTGTTGATAAAACTTTGACTCCCTCTGTTGAAGTCATCCATGAGAGAAAACATGCAAAACAACCTCAGAATGAGGTATGA
- the LOC117623771 gene encoding uncharacterized protein LOC117623771 isoform X4, with the protein MWQKLDATQKAKYESKTPSTNASNKCCLKIGTRCSLKDIKDTINVLSDEKKAAIEEMGFVSLLEMKCGKLSHSMCRFLVDKLNPVESSIVLHGKTFKISVDDFVRIMGVKDGGEEVDFTGSMDDQHIVKVRNFFLGGKKLLKNNELKQIMVGTEEASDFFKVGFVMYALCTLQCPTTSVYVNLKYLLPLRDSKAIARKNWASYSLRFLLDSVRSFKENNQVYIGGCLLFLQLFYLDAIAHGSVLVDRSVLPLTVWGKVETEKMKKWLQKRGGFESDKVVVMKTEYGGLGDDAKTMTHFAEELSSIKKDVATLVATIARMDESLSKIMSELSSKNEEKERTLRTPCPHELEVKLNKEDDNMFNMGSDGGQKDLGNAKPPKSRPNKEDGTPNEQDDNVKGFATVDKTLTPSVEVIHERKHAKQPQNEV; encoded by the coding sequence ATGTGGCAAAAGTTGGATGCTACTCAAAAAGCAAAGTATGAATCTAAAACACCTTCAACGAACGCCTCGAACAAGTGTTGTTTGAAGATAGGCACACGATGCAGTCTGAAGGATATAAAGGACACTATAAATGTTTTAAGCGATGAGAAAAAAGCAGCCATTGAAGAAATGGGATTTGTTTCGTTGTTGGAAATGAAGTGCGGAAAACTGTCTCATTCAATGTGTCGTTTTTTGGTTGATAAATTGAATCCTGTTGAATCATCAATTGTGCTACATGGGAAAACATTTAAGATATCTGTGGATGACTTTGTGCGCATAATGGGTGTTAAGGATGGAGGAGAGGAAGTTGACTTCACCGGATCCATGGATGACCAACACATTGTAAAGGtgcgaaatttttttttgggcggGAAGaagcttttaaaaaataatgagtTGAAGCAGATAATGGTGGGGACAGAAGAAGCAAGTGACTTTTTCAAAGTTGGTTTTGTCATGTATGCTTTATGCACATTGCAATGTCCAACCACTTCCGTGTATGTGAATCTAAAATATCTGCTTCCGTTAAGAGATAGCAAGGCAATAGCAAGGAAAAATTGGGCAAGTTATTCTTTGAGATTTTTATTAGACAGTGTCAGGTCATTTAAGGAGAACAATCAAGTTTACATCGGTGGTTGCTTGTTATTCCTTCAATTGTTTTACCTTGATGCTATAGCTCATGGTAGCGTACTTGTGGATAGGTCTGTGCTACCACTCACTGTGTGGGGGAAAGTAGAGACcgaaaaaatgaagaagtgGCTACAAAAAAGAGGGGGGTTTGAAAGTGATAAGGTAGTTGTTATGAAAACTGAATATGGAGGCCTCGGAGATGATGCCAAAACAATGACTCACTTTGCTGAAGAGTTAAGTTCAATAAAAAAGGATGTGGCAACTTTGGTGGCCACTATTGCTCGTATGGACGAATCGCTCTCCAAGATTATGTCTGAGTTATCATcaaaaaatgaagagaaagaaagaacattGCGCACTCCATGCCCTCATGAACTGGAAGTTAAACTGAATAAGGAAGATGATAACATGTTTAATATGGGGAGTGATGGGGGACAAAAAGACCTTGGAAATGCTAAACCTCCAAAAAGTAGGCCAAACAAAGAAGACGGAACTCCCAACGAGCAAGATGACAATGTGAAAGGATTTGCAACTGTTGATAAAACTTTGACTCCCTCTGTTGAAGTCATCCATGAGAGAAAACATGCAAAACAACCTCAGAATGAGGTATGA
- the LOC117623772 gene encoding uncharacterized protein LOC117623772 codes for MGHNDVKSLFLENCSSTSTRDPIVTRATAIRKPGPHKRTPYEDINALKAKANAKTRQVITHERIMKRLSVGPFRMSNDISEDDRDLLSFAFCCNPLDPKVWSELLVDTGVVAIDRHHFGSLAPGSPLFDDEGAKFVRPSDRMTSCARTHKLCRLARFNGRLKDCMQIYIPMHDDVIGHWYLLVCDIFHKKAEIWDSLPDGRHNKKRENDCHISVSGEAFVQCNYTYLFCSMLLMSTMFLCMQQLLYLDSVFHDDILSVFGTGWTFSSFSFVSPLDANPIQPNGVDCGIFVIRHMQHYRQLWYDRYDSNVQRMRLAIELLRNEKNQLRDAIIREELKVIENGSDFMAKGNKIGNVEVKDKDVADVTVRKKRVYIRKQKNQQ; via the exons ATGGGTCACAACGACGTAAAAAGTTTGTTCTTAGAGAATTGTAGTTCAACTTCAACAAGGGATCCGATAGTGACTCGTGCAACAGCGATTAGAAAGCCGGGTCCCCACAAGAGAACTCCTTATGAAGACATAAATGCGTTGAAAGCTAAAGCAAATGCAAAAACCCGACAAGTAATTACTCACGAGCGGATTATGAAAAGATTGAGTGTCGGTCCATTCCGGATGAGCAACGATATTTCTGAAGATGATAGAGATCTACTAAGTTTTGCATTTTGTTGCAATCCATTAGATCCAAAAGTTTGGAG TGAACTACTCGTTGACACTGGTGTTGTAGCTATAGATCGTCACCATTTTGGAAGCCTTGCCCCTGGGTCGCCTCTCTTTGATGAT GAAGGCGCCAAGTTCGTACGTCCCAGTGATCGTATGACGTCATGTGCTAGGACACACAAGCTTTGTCGTCTCGCAAGATTTAATGGGCGACTGAAGGATTGCATGCAG ATCTATATTCCGATGCACGATGATGTAATTGGTCACTGGTATCTTTTGGTTTGTGACATATTCCATAAGAAAGCTGAAATTTGGGATAGTTTACCTGATGGGCGTCACAATAAGAAACGCGAGAACGATTGCCATATTAGCGTAAGTGGAGAAGCTTTTGTTCAATGCAATTATACGTATTTGTTTTGCTCAATGTTACTAATGTCGACTATGTTCTTGTGTATGCAACAGTTGTTGTACCTAGACTCCGTTTTTCATGATGACATATTGTCGGTATTTGGGACGGGGTGGACGTTctcctccttttcttttgtgtccCCATTGGATGCCAATCCCATCCAACCTAATGGTGTGGATTGTGGCATTTTTGTCATAAGACACATGCAACATTATCGTCAATTGTGGTATGACCGG TACGACTCTAATGTACAACGAATGCGACTTGCTATTGAGTTGCTccgaaatgaaaaaaatcaattgcGTGATGCGATAATACGTGAAGAATTGAAAGTGATAGAAAATGGATCTGATTTTATGGCAAAGGGGAACAAGATTGGTAATGTTGAGGTTAAAGACAAGGATGTGGCAGATGTCACCGTTAGAAAAAAGAGGGTTTATATtcggaaacaaaaaaatcagcaGTGA